DNA sequence from the Leptospirillum ferrooxidans C2-3 genome:
AAAGTGCGGTCATTGACCTGCTTCCAGGACAAGACCTTGTTGTTGACAAGGGTGCCTCAATGCGGTTGGGTGCATATGCGGTCGATATCCTTCCTGGAACAAAAGCCGCCCGTCTTTATGGGGCATCGACTGTTTCCGAAAGACATCGACACCGGTTTGAATTTAATAATGAGTTCCGGAAGGTGATGGAAGAGAATGGACTGTCTGTCACCGCTACATGGGGGGAGAAAAAACTTCCCGAAATCGTGGAAATCTCTGCACACCCCTACTTTGTTGCGTCACAGTTCCATCCCGAGTTTACCAGCCGTCCTCTTGCTCCCAATCCAATGTTTTTGGGTTTTGTCTCTGCAGCTATTTCCTATATTGGTGGTTCAGATCATCATTCAGCATCCAAAAGGGGAAGCAGGGGGAAATAGTGAAAAGTCTTCACATTAAAACACCTGCTGGAGCATATACTGTAGGACCTGAATCACCCCCTCTTTTTATTCTTGGACCATGTGTTATTGAGTCTCGAGAGCATGCGTTTGATATTGCCGGGGCTTTGGCGGAAATGCGGGATCGATTGAACCTTCCCTTTGTTTTCAAGGCATCCTATGACAAGGCCAATCGTTCATCGGGAAAAAGCTTTCGGGGTATTGGCATCAGTGCCGGGCTTTCCATTCTGGAAGACATCCGGGCGAGATATTCTTTTCCGGTTATTTCTGATGTACATGATGGTGCGCAAGTGGCGGAAGCCTCATCAGTCTTGGATATTCTGCAAATTCCAGCGTTGTTGTCAAGACAGACCGACCTGCTCGAGGCGGCTGCCCGATCAGGAAAGCTTGTTCATATCAAAAAGGGTCAGTTCATGGCTCCTGAAGATATGTCCAATGTTGTGAAAAAAATGGAAGAGGCAGGGTGCGATCAGTTGATGTTATGTGAGCGCGGGATTTCATTTGGATACCATACATTGGTCGTC
Encoded proteins:
- the kdsA gene encoding 3-deoxy-8-phosphooctulonate synthase, with the translated sequence MKSLHIKTPAGAYTVGPESPPLFILGPCVIESREHAFDIAGALAEMRDRLNLPFVFKASYDKANRSSGKSFRGIGISAGLSILEDIRARYSFPVISDVHDGAQVAEASSVLDILQIPALLSRQTDLLEAAARSGKLVHIKKGQFMAPEDMSNVVKKMEEAGCDQLMLCERGISFGYHTLVVDFRSLPIMSSFGYPIIFDATHAVQSPGGSGDRSGGDRRFAPSLARAALAVGCQGLFMEVHPDPDHAPSDGPNMIPLSKLEALIAGLLPFHEARKKMGPDPLFGQGGS